The Treponema medium genome has a window encoding:
- a CDS encoding ATP-grasp domain-containing protein has product MTKKRVFMLGAGFMQGVAIRAARALGCTVVAADGNPSAVCATEADEFVCIDLKDTAHLIDYARYLQQNGGLDAVFTAATDFSAAVAAIAAACGLRGHTLEAALNATDKVRMRECFRKAGVPSPAFIEMTTADLASSAVVASSTAAPTDRLDATDNVRYSDAGAATAVTNALERRLGELAGRFPLVVKPVDNMGARGCSLVKDLSGLREAAETALRYSRSGRVIVEEYIEGSEFSIEGLVFGGRLYITALADRHIFFPPYFIEMGHTIPSECPQEIADEVISVFERGVYALGLTDGAVKGDILVRGGKAFVGEIAARLSGGYMSGWTVPYSCGLDITAAALTLALGGSPRLHTCGKDSFIIPLKQNCPFVSAERAWISIPGQVAAVSGLEAARAAPFVKDVFPRVGVGDTVVFPQNNVEKCGNVLGAAPSRREAVLASETACRKIVLRLTPHVAETDAFLAELHSPAEQQIFPPNFLQFTEPLASAAAAAEVAADALTAAPAVARISADVLTADPTADRKLQRVADCSVDSSVFFDRLLADSVYQEKEGFVLPDFLVAALGTARDLQGRSLRELLCQALAEEPGLASILCVSETAENSAVSVISPAEADGSAPASGCISISSAMQRKNGYWKALIRGGLQGLLYWYDCEKA; this is encoded by the coding sequence ATGACTAAAAAACGGGTGTTTATGCTCGGCGCAGGTTTTATGCAAGGTGTTGCGATACGCGCTGCCCGCGCGCTCGGCTGCACTGTCGTTGCAGCCGACGGAAATCCGTCCGCGGTGTGTGCAACGGAAGCCGATGAGTTCGTATGTATCGACTTAAAAGATACCGCGCACCTTATCGACTATGCGCGATATTTACAGCAGAACGGCGGACTTGATGCAGTGTTTACCGCCGCGACGGATTTCTCCGCCGCAGTTGCCGCTATTGCGGCTGCCTGCGGCTTGCGCGGGCACACGCTCGAAGCGGCGCTCAATGCGACGGACAAGGTGCGGATGCGTGAATGTTTCCGTAAAGCCGGCGTACCATCTCCCGCTTTTATTGAGATGACCACCGCCGACCTTGCATCTTCGGCGGTAGTTGCTTCAAGTACTGCAGCTCCGACTGATCGTTTAGATGCAACAGATAATGTCCGGTATAGTGATGCGGGTGCAGCTACAGCCGTAACTAATGCACTTGAACGGCGGCTCGGCGAACTTGCCGGACGCTTCCCGCTGGTGGTAAAGCCCGTCGATAACATGGGCGCCCGCGGGTGTTCGCTCGTCAAAGATTTGTCCGGATTACGGGAAGCTGCGGAGACCGCATTGCGGTATTCGCGGAGCGGGCGCGTCATCGTTGAAGAATATATAGAAGGAAGCGAATTTTCGATTGAAGGGCTGGTTTTCGGCGGGCGGCTGTACATCACAGCGCTTGCCGACCGGCATATCTTTTTTCCTCCGTATTTTATCGAGATGGGGCATACCATCCCGTCGGAGTGTCCGCAAGAAATTGCCGATGAGGTTATATCGGTGTTTGAACGCGGCGTTTATGCGCTCGGCTTAACCGACGGAGCAGTGAAGGGCGACATTCTGGTGCGTGGCGGTAAGGCCTTTGTCGGAGAGATCGCCGCCCGCCTTTCCGGCGGTTACATGTCCGGCTGGACGGTTCCTTACAGCTGCGGTTTGGATATTACGGCGGCAGCGTTGACCCTTGCACTCGGCGGCTCGCCTCGGCTGCACACCTGCGGGAAGGATTCTTTCATTATCCCGCTCAAACAAAACTGTCCGTTTGTGTCTGCGGAGCGGGCATGGATTTCCATTCCCGGGCAGGTGGCAGCCGTCAGCGGCTTGGAAGCCGCACGCGCAGCGCCCTTCGTCAAAGATGTATTTCCCCGTGTTGGAGTAGGCGATACGGTGGTGTTCCCGCAGAACAATGTAGAAAAATGCGGCAATGTACTGGGCGCTGCGCCGAGCCGCCGGGAAGCGGTGCTGGCAAGCGAGACCGCCTGCCGTAAAATTGTACTGCGGCTTACTCCTCATGTTGCGGAAACCGATGCTTTCTTGGCAGAGCTGCATTCTCCTGCAGAACAGCAAATATTTCCGCCGAATTTTCTGCAATTTACGGAGCCGCTTGCTAGTGCCGCGGCCGCGGCAGAGGTAGCTGCGGATGCGCTTACTGCAGCTCCTGCTGTGGCAAGAATAAGCGCAGATGTGCTTACTGCGGATCCCACTGCGGATAGAAAACTTCAACGTGTCGCAGATTGTTCTGTAGATTCGAGTGTTTTTTTCGACCGGTTACTCGCGGATTCCGTTTACCAAGAAAAAGAAGGCTTTGTACTGCCGGACTTTTTAGTTGCAGCGTTAGGTACTGCCCGCGATCTGCAAGGCAGGTCGCTCCGTGAACTGCTGTGTCAAGCGCTTGCGGAAGAGCCGGGGCTTGCTTCAATATTGTGCGTTTCCGAAACGGCAGAAAATTCTGCGGTGAGTGTTATATCTCCGGCGGAAGCCGATGGCTCCGCTCCGGCATCTGGTTGTATTTCGATTTCATCGGCTATGCAGCGGAAGAACGGATATTGGAAAGCGCTTATCCGTGGCGGACTACAAGGATTACTCTATTGGTATGACTGCGAAAAGGCATAA
- a CDS encoding GerMN domain-containing protein, which produces MLLYFSQSDGGTGIEERYLPQLYESELAVSLVNELLLGPADHRFLRFADPELLPRSCFVRNNALYVDLPAQVLTPNVKAPDFYTVYTLFRKNIAVNCKSITTVYFYIDGVPVYVKNSHISADNKKS; this is translated from the coding sequence ATGCTTTTGTATTTTTCGCAAAGTGATGGCGGTACCGGTATTGAAGAACGGTATCTACCGCAACTTTACGAGTCGGAACTTGCCGTGTCGCTGGTGAATGAATTGCTGCTTGGTCCTGCTGATCATCGTTTTTTACGTTTTGCCGATCCTGAATTACTGCCCCGCAGCTGTTTTGTGCGTAATAATGCATTATATGTCGATTTGCCCGCTCAGGTTTTAACGCCGAACGTTAAAGCGCCCGACTTTTATACCGTTTATACTTTGTTTCGGAAAAATATTGCGGTAAACTGTAAAAGTATCACTACCGTTTATTTTTATATTGACGGTGTGCCGGTCTATGTAAAAAATTCTCATATTTCAGCCGATAATAAAAAGAGTTGA
- a CDS encoding N-acetylmuramoyl-L-alanine amidase, with translation MTAKRHNSILFIAGIFLFLSGIAPAFAAEKTVSALDAAKTLGADVTWDPLSQEIMFTVGDHTAQCRIGTPLVFFDYRETVIAQAPLMGTNAQPQLPAVLFTQLEDFFKQFDTGSFFRVGAILIDPGHGGKDPGTIGSYIENGKTIPVYEKNIALTVSLSLYDMLRKSYPDKKILLTRSGDTYPSLEERVEMANKVPLKKNEAILYISIHANASPFNKAPYGFEIWYLPTDYRRDLIDKNATSKEIAHILNIMLEEEFSTESILIAKNISDGLEAQIGKESKNRGLKEKEWFVVRNAKMPSVLIELGFVTNPEEAKRLNTPSYLQKCAQGIYNGLTAFISRFEGQ, from the coding sequence ATGACTGCGAAAAGGCATAACAGTATACTTTTTATTGCCGGTATTTTTCTCTTTTTATCGGGTATTGCTCCCGCCTTCGCTGCGGAGAAAACCGTTTCTGCGCTTGATGCAGCAAAAACGCTCGGCGCTGATGTAACATGGGATCCGCTGTCACAGGAAATTATGTTTACGGTCGGAGACCATACGGCTCAGTGCCGGATAGGTACGCCGCTTGTGTTTTTTGACTATCGTGAAACGGTAATCGCTCAAGCTCCTCTGATGGGAACAAATGCTCAGCCGCAGCTTCCCGCAGTACTCTTTACGCAGTTGGAGGATTTTTTTAAGCAATTTGATACCGGCTCGTTTTTCCGTGTCGGCGCCATTCTCATTGATCCCGGGCACGGCGGAAAAGATCCCGGTACTATCGGGTCTTACATTGAAAATGGTAAAACTATCCCCGTCTACGAGAAAAATATTGCGTTAACCGTTTCACTTTCTCTCTATGATATGTTACGTAAGAGCTATCCCGATAAAAAAATCCTGCTGACTCGTTCCGGCGACACGTACCCTAGTTTAGAGGAACGGGTTGAGATGGCGAATAAAGTTCCCCTCAAGAAAAATGAAGCCATCCTCTATATTTCGATCCATGCAAACGCTTCTCCGTTTAACAAGGCTCCTTACGGTTTTGAGATCTGGTATTTACCTACCGACTATCGGCGCGATTTAATCGATAAAAATGCAACATCAAAAGAGATTGCCCATATTTTAAATATAATGCTTGAAGAAGAATTTTCTACGGAAAGTATTTTAATCGCAAAAAATATTTCGGACGGACTGGAAGCTCAGATCGGCAAAGAGAGTAAAAACCGCGGGTTAAAAGAAAAGGAATGGTTTGTTGTGCGGAATGCGAAGATGCCGAGCGTACTCATTGAACTGGGCTTTGTAACCAATCCCGAAGAAGCAAAACGGCTGAATACCCCTTCCTACTTGCAAAAATGCGCACAAGGAATATATAATGGTCTCACTGCATTTATCTCTCGCTTCGAGGGTCAATAG